Proteins encoded in a region of the Pseudomonas shahriarae genome:
- a CDS encoding LysR family transcriptional regulator — protein MQLPDMNLLVALDALLDEGSVVGAARRMNLSPAAMSRTLTRIREAVGDPILVRAGRGLVPTPKALELQGQVRNVVEQAALLFRSADEVDLSTLRRRFSVRANDFFVGVYGGRLFDTMERVAPHCELRFVPEGDSDDEALREGRLDLRVGNTMPITPEVKVQNLFSTTFVGLAREGHPLFDEEITAARFASYSHISISRRGIARGPIDTALSAQGLERRVAMIAPGFHGAMFMLPDSDLILPVPKEALYSANRLKLPLRAFTLPISLPTLVLTQAWHPRFDKDPAHKWLRETMRESCAATWREAQPT, from the coding sequence ATGCAATTACCGGATATGAACCTGCTGGTGGCCCTCGACGCCTTGCTCGACGAGGGCAGCGTGGTGGGTGCCGCGCGGCGGATGAACCTGAGCCCGGCGGCGATGAGCCGCACCCTGACGCGCATTCGCGAAGCGGTGGGCGATCCGATCCTGGTGCGCGCCGGTCGCGGTCTGGTGCCCACGCCCAAGGCCCTGGAGTTGCAAGGCCAGGTGCGCAACGTGGTGGAGCAGGCGGCGTTGTTGTTCCGCTCGGCGGACGAGGTTGACTTGAGCACCTTGCGCCGACGGTTCAGCGTGCGCGCCAATGACTTTTTTGTCGGCGTATACGGCGGTCGTTTATTCGACACCATGGAGCGGGTGGCGCCCCATTGCGAGCTGCGCTTTGTCCCGGAAGGCGACAGCGATGACGAAGCCTTGCGCGAAGGGCGCCTGGACCTGCGCGTCGGTAACACCATGCCGATTACCCCGGAAGTGAAGGTGCAGAACCTGTTCTCCACCACCTTCGTCGGCCTGGCCCGCGAAGGCCACCCGTTGTTCGATGAAGAAATCACCGCTGCGCGCTTTGCCAGCTATTCCCATATCAGCATCTCGCGGCGCGGTATCGCCCGAGGGCCGATCGACACCGCCCTCAGTGCCCAGGGCCTGGAACGCCGGGTGGCGATGATCGCGCCGGGGTTTCACGGTGCGATGTTTATGCTGCCTGACTCCGACCTGATCCTGCCGGTGCCCAAGGAAGCGCTCTACAGCGCCAATCGCCTGAAACTGCCACTGCGCGCATTTACCCTGCCGATTTCCCTGCCGACCCTGGTCCTGACCCAGGCCTGGCACCCGCGTTTCGACAAAGACCCGGCGCACAAATGGCTGCGCGAAACCATGCGCGAAAGCTGCGCCGCGACCTGGCGCGAAGCCCAACCCACCTGA
- a CDS encoding MFS transporter produces MTSLAAPAPLATAKPAAVSPPVFGPRIIIGLVGVLLAVLVSGLNEMVTKVALADIRGALYIGFDEGTWLVAAYTATSVSAMAFAPWCSVTFSLRRFTLWAIGLFTLLGVLCPLAPNYESLLVLRTLQGLAGGALPPMLMTVALRFLPANVKLYGLAGYALTATFGPSLGTPLAALWTEYVGWQWAFWQIVAPCLLAMAAVAYGLPQDPLRLERLKQFNWRGLLLGFPAICMLVIGILQGNRLDWFESPLITTLLIGGVLLLVLFMLNEWSHPMPFFKLQMLGLRNLAFALIVLAGVLVVLQAVIILPSSYLAQVQGYRPLQTAPVMLIMALPQLIALPLVAALCNLRWVDCRWVLGIGLGMLTLSCIGGAQLTSAWIRDEFYVLQLLQIFGQPMAVLPLLMLSTGSIVPADGPFASAWFNTVKGLAAVVATGVIEVLTTHRLHFHSTMLVDALGNSPLADSDATGLAHRLHQQAVVLTSSDLYYVMAGVAVALILLIFWMPTRIFPPRAPA; encoded by the coding sequence ATGACGTCCCTCGCTGCCCCCGCGCCCTTGGCCACCGCCAAACCCGCCGCCGTCAGCCCCCCTGTGTTCGGCCCACGGATCATCATCGGCCTGGTCGGCGTGCTGCTGGCGGTGCTGGTCTCGGGCCTGAACGAAATGGTGACCAAGGTCGCCCTCGCCGATATTCGCGGTGCGCTGTACATCGGGTTTGACGAAGGCACCTGGCTGGTCGCGGCCTACACCGCCACCTCCGTCTCGGCCATGGCCTTTGCCCCATGGTGTTCGGTGACGTTTTCGCTGCGCCGTTTCACCCTGTGGGCCATCGGCCTGTTTACCCTGCTGGGGGTGCTTTGCCCGCTGGCGCCGAACTACGAAAGCCTGCTGGTGCTGCGCACCCTGCAAGGCCTGGCCGGCGGCGCGTTGCCGCCAATGCTGATGACCGTGGCCCTGCGGTTTTTGCCGGCCAACGTCAAACTCTACGGCCTGGCCGGCTACGCCCTGACCGCCACCTTCGGTCCCAGCCTCGGTACACCGTTGGCGGCGCTATGGACCGAATACGTAGGCTGGCAGTGGGCGTTCTGGCAGATCGTCGCGCCGTGCCTGCTGGCCATGGCCGCCGTGGCCTATGGCTTGCCCCAGGACCCGTTGCGTCTGGAGCGCCTCAAGCAGTTCAACTGGCGCGGCCTGCTGCTGGGCTTCCCGGCGATCTGCATGCTGGTGATCGGCATCTTGCAGGGCAACCGCCTGGACTGGTTCGAGTCGCCGCTGATCACCACGCTGCTGATTGGCGGGGTGCTGTTGTTGGTGCTGTTCATGCTCAATGAATGGTCACACCCGATGCCGTTCTTCAAGTTGCAGATGCTTGGCCTGCGCAACCTGGCCTTCGCCCTGATCGTGCTGGCCGGGGTGCTGGTGGTGTTGCAGGCGGTGATCATCCTGCCGTCCAGCTACCTGGCGCAGGTGCAGGGCTACCGGCCGCTGCAAACCGCGCCGGTGATGTTGATCATGGCCCTGCCGCAGCTGATCGCGCTGCCCCTGGTGGCCGCCCTGTGCAACCTGCGCTGGGTCGACTGCCGCTGGGTGCTGGGGATTGGCCTGGGCATGCTGACCCTGTCGTGCATCGGCGGCGCGCAACTGACCTCGGCGTGGATTCGTGATGAGTTCTACGTGCTGCAACTGCTGCAAATCTTCGGGCAGCCGATGGCGGTGTTGCCGCTGTTGATGCTGTCCACCGGCAGCATCGTGCCCGCCGACGGGCCGTTTGCCTCGGCCTGGTTCAACACGGTCAAGGGCCTGGCGGCGGTGGTCGCCACCGGGGTGATCGAGGTGCTGACCACCCACCGCCTGCATTTCCACTCGACCATGCTGGTGGACGCCCTGGGCAACTCGCCCCTGGCCGACAGCGACGCCACGGGCCTGGCCCACCGGCTGCACCAGCAGGCCGTGGTGCTGACTTCTTCGGATCTTTATTACGTCATGGCCGGTGTCGCGGTGGCGTTGATCCTCCTGATTTTCTGGATGCCGACGCGGATTTTTCCGCCGCGCGCACCCGCTTGA